From one bacterium genomic stretch:
- a CDS encoding DUF3363 domain-containing protein produces the protein MRGTRVSSFARGSSQQRSLVKASFTPTGKPGRWRAHGHYLSRAGAQRDGERGAGFDAESDSVYLPDRFDSWQKAGDRRLWKMVVSPEVGDRIDLQAHTRSLVTQMEEDLGTKLEWAAIDHHDTDHPHVHITIRGVDERGRWLRLPRDYVRHGIRGRSQELLTRSLGPRLDLDRRQARERAVDAPRVTEIDRSLRRQARNDGVIDFSGPVPVHPAAQERRLQDLRRLAYLDGLGLAERVDDRSWRISDRLEAGLRQIQVSGDIQKSLASAGIGISDRHSPVALSSLGPGAQIRGRVAGAAFDEAMDQPFLIIEGADGKRHAIPQSPSIQNLRGLGRLRPGKVVTVRVWGEPGSTEVGIREHGTLRSLRQVDSASTPLDLDAITSIRQTGSPPGPPESQGFARRWWEAVRARVPLLERAGMIRRIGQGQDHEAFEAVRGAEQMVEARMTQRERTPLALEDLKDRHGKPLRMAEPVAGRVHRGQLVGYGEDTEGNRHAVLDTGLELTAIRTEESAELGHDVRARALQAAEEEREQRRVRWVLDDLEHNHQHDRGR, from the coding sequence ATGCGGGGAACGCGCGTCTCCTCATTCGCCCGGGGGAGCAGCCAGCAGCGAAGTCTGGTGAAGGCCTCGTTCACACCGACGGGGAAACCGGGACGCTGGCGTGCTCACGGCCACTATCTGAGCCGCGCTGGGGCGCAACGTGATGGCGAGCGGGGAGCCGGCTTCGACGCGGAGAGCGACAGCGTCTACCTGCCGGACCGCTTCGACAGTTGGCAGAAAGCCGGCGACCGAAGACTCTGGAAGATGGTCGTCTCTCCCGAAGTCGGTGACCGAATCGACCTCCAGGCTCATACCCGATCACTCGTCACCCAGATGGAAGAAGACCTCGGAACCAAGCTCGAGTGGGCAGCCATCGACCACCATGACACCGACCACCCCCACGTCCACATCACGATTCGCGGGGTAGACGAACGCGGCCGATGGCTGCGGCTACCGAGGGACTACGTCCGACACGGAATCCGCGGCCGAAGCCAGGAGCTCTTGACCCGGTCCCTCGGCCCTCGTCTCGATCTTGATCGCCGGCAGGCGCGCGAGCGGGCCGTAGACGCTCCTCGTGTAACAGAGATCGATCGATCGCTGCGGCGACAGGCACGAAATGACGGGGTCATCGATTTCTCTGGCCCTGTGCCGGTGCATCCGGCAGCGCAGGAGCGCCGCCTCCAGGACCTGCGGAGACTCGCGTACCTCGACGGCCTGGGCCTTGCCGAACGCGTGGATGACCGGTCGTGGCGAATCTCCGATCGGCTCGAAGCCGGGCTCCGACAGATCCAGGTATCCGGGGACATTCAGAAGAGCCTTGCGAGTGCTGGAATTGGAATTTCGGACCGGCATTCGCCAGTTGCTCTCTCGAGCCTGGGACCCGGAGCACAGATCCGAGGCCGCGTCGCAGGCGCGGCGTTCGACGAGGCGATGGACCAACCTTTCCTGATCATCGAAGGCGCGGATGGTAAACGTCACGCGATTCCGCAGTCTCCGTCGATTCAGAACCTCCGCGGCCTCGGCCGCCTCAGACCGGGCAAGGTCGTGACGGTTCGCGTCTGGGGTGAGCCAGGCTCCACGGAAGTCGGGATCCGCGAGCACGGCACGCTCCGGAGCCTCCGACAAGTCGACTCGGCATCCACCCCGCTGGACCTCGATGCGATCACCTCCATCCGGCAGACCGGCAGCCCCCCTGGCCCACCGGAAAGCCAGGGATTCGCGCGGCGCTGGTGGGAAGCCGTCCGCGCTCGGGTCCCGCTTCTGGAGCGCGCGGGAATGATCCGTCGCATCGGACAAGGGCAGGATCACGAGGCCTTTGAGGCCGTACGAGGAGCCGAACAGATGGTGGAAGCCAGGATGACGCAGCGCGAGCGCACGCCGCTCGCGTTGGAGGATCTGAAGGACAGGCACGGCAAGCCCCTACGCATGGCAGAGCCGGTTGCTGGCCGCGTCCATCGCGGGCAATTGGTCGGCTACGGCGAAGACACAGAGGGAAACCGGCACGCCGTGCTCGACACCGGCCTAGAGCTGACCGCAATTCGCACTGAGGAGAGCGCCGAACTCGGACACGACGTTCGCGCCCGGGCTCTTCAGGCCGCCGAAGAAGAGCGCGAGCAGCGCCGCGTTCGGTGGGTTCTGGACGATCTCGAGCACAACCATCAGCACGACCGAGGCCGGTGA
- the traF gene encoding conjugative transfer signal peptidase TraF — MGREGIGRRLVHARCFWPLGLVGLGLLFAANAQKSGVRFNWTASAPVGFYLERPLKFARGELILLCLPLRVETLGRRRGYLPAGTCQSGSSPALKRLIGLPGDTIALDESSLAVNGAMLLQVPIQALDSSGRPLAHARFGVRVLPPGQVWVQGLIHTRSWDSRYFGPIPIESLKASVRPLLTINPGHR; from the coding sequence ATGGGTCGTGAAGGAATAGGCCGCCGCCTGGTTCATGCCCGGTGCTTCTGGCCGCTCGGATTGGTTGGTCTTGGTCTTCTGTTCGCCGCCAACGCCCAGAAGTCCGGCGTTCGATTCAACTGGACCGCGTCGGCGCCGGTGGGTTTCTATCTCGAGCGCCCGCTGAAGTTCGCTCGCGGCGAACTCATACTTCTCTGCCTCCCGCTCCGGGTCGAGACCCTCGGCAGGCGTCGCGGGTACCTGCCAGCGGGCACGTGTCAGAGCGGTAGCAGCCCCGCACTCAAGCGGTTGATAGGGCTCCCTGGTGACACGATCGCTCTCGATGAGTCATCCCTGGCGGTCAATGGAGCGATGCTCCTTCAGGTGCCAATCCAGGCGTTGGACAGCTCGGGGCGGCCTCTTGCGCACGCCCGGTTCGGAGTCCGTGTCTTGCCTCCCGGCCAGGTCTGGGTCCAGGGGCTCATCCACACCCGAAGCTGGGACAGCCGCTACTTCGGTCCAATCCCGATCGAGAGCCTCAAGGCCAGCGTGCGCCCACTGCTGACCATCAACCCGGGGCACCGGTGA
- a CDS encoding phytanoyl-CoA dioxygenase family protein, whose amino-acid sequence MVGPLSGVDLVNALGPLRDEDLNRFVTDGYLRLSGVVPDEVVNRCREWLWQAMKLDPDDPTSWRDPVVRVFGSTAKPFMDAMNRPILCAALDQVVGSGNWQRPIVGTGTFPVRFPSEEDPGDAGWHIEGSYSVDGRLFVNVASRDRALLMLILFSDVGKSDAPTRIRRGSHLLVPKALLAAGEAGLPFEEVVPRVAGVDSLPVDLATGEAGDVFLCHPFLVHAANWPHRGTVPRFMSQAGLVPSKPLDLGASTGWHSPVERAIRIGLGEEQAE is encoded by the coding sequence ATGGTCGGTCCTTTGAGTGGAGTGGATCTCGTGAACGCACTCGGACCGCTTCGAGATGAGGATCTCAATCGGTTCGTCACCGATGGCTACCTCCGTCTGAGCGGGGTCGTGCCTGACGAAGTCGTGAACCGATGCCGTGAGTGGCTTTGGCAGGCAATGAAGCTCGACCCCGATGACCCGACGAGCTGGAGAGATCCCGTCGTTAGGGTATTCGGATCGACGGCCAAGCCGTTCATGGACGCGATGAACCGCCCAATTCTCTGCGCAGCGCTCGATCAGGTCGTCGGCTCCGGGAACTGGCAGAGACCGATCGTTGGCACGGGTACGTTTCCTGTTCGGTTCCCAAGCGAGGAGGATCCAGGAGACGCAGGTTGGCACATCGAAGGCAGCTACTCCGTTGATGGCCGGTTGTTCGTCAACGTGGCGTCACGCGATCGAGCGCTCCTGATGCTCATCCTCTTCTCGGACGTCGGGAAATCGGACGCTCCTACGCGCATTCGGAGGGGTTCACATCTACTCGTGCCGAAGGCGCTCCTGGCCGCTGGAGAGGCCGGTTTGCCTTTCGAAGAAGTCGTCCCCCGAGTCGCCGGAGTGGATTCTCTTCCCGTGGATCTGGCAACTGGCGAGGCGGGCGACGTATTCCTCTGCCACCCGTTCCTGGTGCACGCAGCCAACTGGCCTCACCGAGGAACGGTTCCGCGCTTCATGTCCCAGGCGGGTCTCGTCCCGTCGAAACCCCTCGATCTTGGCGCTTCGACTGGGTGGCACTCTCCTGTAGAGCGGGCGATCCGAATCGGCCTCGGTGAAGAACAAGCTGAATAG
- a CDS encoding HAD family hydrolase has protein sequence MVRFVVFDFFGTLVSYAPNWTGEGFQRSHELLREAGADLGYQAFLETWDRTAQAFEERAALHLAEYSMEELTSAFLAQCPGLRVNGQDAGLVDAFVATYVEEWSLAVTEIPGVDAMLARLRGDYTLAVLSNTNTEELVPSLLERVGIAHCFIEVVTSIELGVRKPGIAAFEAALGKLGATASESVYIGDNFEADYRGARRAGMSAFFVGSRDGRSQTQLPEHDRLDSVLNLERHLPHLVSRISGQNL, from the coding sequence ATGGTCCGCTTCGTCGTATTCGACTTCTTTGGAACGCTGGTCAGCTACGCGCCGAATTGGACCGGGGAGGGATTCCAACGAAGCCACGAGCTGCTCAGAGAGGCCGGAGCGGACCTGGGGTACCAGGCGTTTCTGGAGACCTGGGACCGAACCGCTCAGGCGTTCGAGGAGAGAGCGGCTCTGCACCTAGCCGAGTACTCCATGGAGGAGCTCACGAGCGCATTCCTGGCTCAGTGTCCTGGCCTCAGAGTCAACGGCCAAGACGCTGGCCTCGTGGACGCGTTCGTGGCGACCTACGTGGAGGAATGGAGCCTGGCCGTGACGGAAATCCCAGGAGTCGACGCGATGTTGGCAAGGCTGAGGGGTGACTACACGCTTGCGGTGCTCAGCAACACGAATACCGAGGAGCTGGTTCCAAGCCTCCTCGAGCGAGTGGGAATCGCGCATTGCTTCATCGAGGTCGTGACCTCAATCGAGCTCGGCGTGCGAAAGCCTGGCATTGCGGCCTTCGAAGCAGCGCTCGGGAAGCTCGGGGCAACAGCCTCTGAGTCGGTCTACATAGGCGACAACTTCGAAGCCGACTATAGGGGAGCGCGGAGGGCCGGGATGAGTGCGTTCTTCGTTGGCAGCCGCGACGGTCGGTCCCAAACACAGCTTCCGGAACACGACCGGCTCGATTCGGTCCTCAATCTTGAACGGCACCTCCCCCACCTAGTGTCCCGGATTTCCGGTCAGAATCTGTGA
- a CDS encoding phosphotransferase produces the protein MGRTVLLLEPCAVVAKVSSSANSKRWSAELAVAAHVHRQGGPVVPPLRRSNPGPHVLDDLVVSLWEYRPAEVTADDLEHSAAYAALLSCLHSYDRTLPDFLEPILACREAAASLDLPTLPSGAGTVGLLREAFSVLDELEIPRGELRPLHGDPHVGNLTKSHGETLWLDLESACIGPAEWDLTALPISFQNEAHDLGLLAQLRLLRSACVVVWCSQKTVPAPQEREAVEVHLELLASALNA, from the coding sequence ATGGGCCGCACAGTTTTGTTGCTCGAACCCTGCGCTGTCGTCGCGAAGGTCTCATCGTCGGCCAATTCGAAGCGCTGGTCTGCGGAGCTGGCGGTCGCGGCGCATGTTCACCGCCAAGGAGGCCCCGTCGTGCCGCCACTTCGGCGTTCGAACCCCGGCCCTCATGTTCTCGATGACCTGGTCGTTTCTCTCTGGGAGTATCGCCCCGCCGAGGTCACTGCGGATGACCTTGAGCATTCCGCTGCCTACGCAGCGCTCCTGTCTTGCCTACACAGCTACGACCGCACCCTTCCGGATTTCTTGGAACCCATCCTCGCTTGCCGAGAAGCAGCCGCCAGCCTAGACCTCCCCACCTTACCGAGCGGCGCGGGGACCGTCGGACTCCTTCGGGAAGCATTCTCTGTTCTCGATGAACTGGAGATTCCTCGCGGTGAACTGCGTCCCCTTCACGGGGACCCACATGTTGGCAACTTGACAAAGTCACACGGAGAGACGCTCTGGCTCGACCTCGAATCTGCTTGTATTGGGCCAGCCGAATGGGACCTCACGGCGCTACCTATCTCCTTCCAAAACGAGGCGCATGACCTCGGCCTGCTGGCCCAACTTCGCCTCCTTCGAAGCGCCTGCGTCGTCGTCTGGTGCTCTCAAAAGACCGTTCCCGCGCCTCAGGAGCGAGAAGCAGTGGAGGTCCACCTGGAACTCCTCGCTAGCGCATTGAACGCTTAG
- the rrtA gene encoding rhombosortase has product MRDRLPRSVLVSLAAVVVAVVVHVVPDVSSAWIFERDAIKSWQLWRILTSSWVHYSWAHLAHNALVIIACGVLLRDADWRRYAALLLGGGLVVGLGVFLLRPDVARFAGLSGVACGATALAALRGMRHSGQVSRLHLALLAGLVVKLGFELATDTSLLDLGRATVANPLLPFSHVLGAASALLVACDTGSAPSVTRTRSTAAAAAPGSRPHSAPTSSSLAW; this is encoded by the coding sequence CGTCGTCCACGTGGTTCCCGACGTTTCGAGTGCGTGGATTTTCGAGCGCGACGCCATCAAGTCGTGGCAGCTCTGGCGGATCTTGACGAGCAGCTGGGTCCACTACTCGTGGGCCCATCTGGCCCACAACGCGCTGGTCATCATCGCGTGTGGTGTGCTGCTCCGTGACGCGGACTGGCGCCGCTACGCTGCGCTGTTGCTCGGCGGGGGCCTCGTTGTGGGGCTCGGCGTGTTCCTGCTACGGCCCGATGTCGCCCGGTTCGCGGGACTGTCTGGCGTCGCCTGCGGGGCTACGGCCCTCGCAGCGCTGCGCGGAATGCGGCACAGCGGCCAGGTGTCCAGGCTGCATCTGGCTCTGCTCGCGGGCCTCGTCGTGAAGCTCGGCTTCGAGCTGGCTACCGACACCTCGCTCCTCGACCTGGGGCGAGCGACCGTCGCTAACCCTTTGTTGCCGTTCAGCCACGTTCTCGGCGCCGCGTCAGCGCTGCTCGTCGCCTGCGACACGGGTTCCGCGCCGTCCGTCACACGCACCCGAAGTACCGCTGCCGCTGCGGCGCCGGGATCGAGACCGCACTCGGCCCCGACAAGCTCGTCGCTGGCATGGTGA